A stretch of Janibacter endophyticus DNA encodes these proteins:
- a CDS encoding ABC transporter permease — MLWIKKHLLLFAAMGTLAFLLVPNLVVALFSFNKPRGRYNYEWNEFSADAWLNPCGSPGICEALGLSLRVGITASVVATILGTLVAFALGRHRFRGRSTTNLLIFMPMATPEVVMGSSLLTLFVMAGLPSGALNITIAHIMFCLSFVVVAVKARVSSLDPRLEEAAADLGANAFQTFLRVTLPLAAPGILAGALLAFSLSFDDYIITNFNASPSSITFPMYVWGAAQRGTPVEIFVIGTVMFLTALLIVVIGHLFSMRRERRA; from the coding sequence ATGCTGTGGATCAAGAAGCACCTGCTGCTCTTCGCAGCCATGGGGACGCTCGCCTTCCTCCTCGTCCCCAACCTCGTCGTCGCGCTCTTCTCGTTCAACAAGCCCCGTGGCCGCTACAACTACGAGTGGAACGAGTTCTCGGCGGACGCCTGGCTCAACCCGTGCGGCAGCCCCGGGATCTGCGAGGCGCTCGGACTCTCCCTCCGGGTCGGGATCACCGCGTCGGTGGTCGCGACGATCCTCGGCACCCTGGTCGCCTTCGCCCTCGGACGGCACCGATTCCGGGGCCGGTCGACGACGAACCTGCTGATCTTCATGCCGATGGCCACGCCGGAGGTCGTCATGGGCTCGAGCCTGCTCACCCTCTTCGTCATGGCAGGCCTGCCCTCCGGCGCGCTGAACATCACCATCGCGCACATCATGTTCTGCCTGTCCTTCGTCGTCGTCGCCGTCAAGGCACGGGTCAGCTCGCTCGATCCGCGGCTCGAGGAGGCCGCGGCCGACCTCGGGGCGAACGCCTTCCAGACCTTCCTGCGGGTGACCCTGCCGCTCGCAGCCCCGGGCATCCTCGCCGGTGCGCTGCTCGCGTTCTCGCTGTCGTTCGACGACTACATCATCACGAACTTCAACGCGAGCCCCTCGTCGATCACCTTCCCGATGTACGTCTGGGGCGCCGCACAGCGGGGCACCCCGGTCGAGATCTTCGTCATCGGCACGGTGATGTTCCTGACCGCGCTGCTCATCGTCGTCATCGGGCACCTCTTCTCGATGCGACGTGAGCGCAGGGCGTGA
- a CDS encoding saccharopine dehydrogenase family protein, protein MRVLMIGAGGVGDAAAKIAVERDFFEQWVVADHDLGRAEATVASASGRKGGESRLVAAQVDASDGEAVAALAREHRATHVFNAVDPRFVMPIFAGARAAGADYLDMAMSLSRPHPERPYEEVGVKLGDEQLAQAGEWEADGRLALVGIGVEPGLSDVFARHAADELFSEIDELGTRDGANLVVHDEDGNEVFAPGFSMWTIIEECLNPPVVWERERATQPDGSVDVEAGFFTLPPFAEPEVFDFPEGIGPVECVHVEHEEVLLMPRWVEAQRVTFKYGLGEEMIAMLRQLRALGLDSTEPVRVKGVEVSPRDVVAACLPDPATIGPRMTGKTCAGLYVTGTGTDGQPRAVYLYHVVDNETSMREYDAQAVVWQTAINPVVALELLAKGEWSGTGVLGPEAFPARPFLDLLAAEKPEGYGSPWGIEERDPSPPSSLP, encoded by the coding sequence ATGCGGGTCCTCATGATCGGCGCCGGCGGCGTCGGCGACGCCGCGGCCAAGATCGCCGTCGAGCGCGACTTCTTCGAGCAGTGGGTGGTGGCGGACCACGACCTCGGCCGGGCGGAGGCGACGGTCGCCTCGGCGTCAGGGCGAAAGGGTGGGGAGTCACGTCTCGTGGCCGCGCAGGTCGACGCCTCGGACGGCGAGGCCGTCGCCGCCCTCGCCCGGGAGCACCGCGCGACCCACGTCTTCAACGCGGTCGACCCGCGCTTCGTCATGCCGATCTTCGCGGGCGCACGCGCGGCGGGCGCCGACTACCTCGACATGGCGATGTCTCTCTCTCGGCCGCACCCGGAGCGGCCGTACGAGGAGGTGGGCGTCAAGCTCGGCGACGAGCAGCTGGCCCAGGCCGGCGAGTGGGAGGCGGACGGGCGGCTGGCCCTCGTCGGCATCGGTGTCGAGCCCGGTCTCTCGGACGTCTTCGCCCGGCACGCCGCCGACGAGCTCTTCTCCGAGATCGACGAGCTCGGCACCCGTGACGGGGCGAACCTCGTCGTCCACGACGAGGACGGCAACGAGGTCTTCGCGCCGGGCTTCTCGATGTGGACGATCATCGAGGAGTGCCTCAACCCGCCGGTTGTGTGGGAGCGGGAGCGGGCGACGCAGCCGGACGGGTCGGTCGACGTGGAGGCGGGCTTCTTCACGCTGCCGCCCTTCGCCGAGCCGGAGGTCTTCGACTTCCCCGAGGGCATCGGGCCGGTCGAGTGCGTCCACGTCGAGCACGAGGAGGTGCTCCTCATGCCGCGCTGGGTCGAGGCGCAGCGGGTCACCTTCAAGTACGGGCTCGGCGAGGAGATGATCGCGATGCTCCGGCAGCTGCGCGCGCTCGGCCTGGACTCGACCGAGCCGGTGCGCGTCAAGGGCGTCGAGGTGAGCCCCCGCGACGTCGTCGCCGCGTGCCTGCCCGACCCTGCGACGATCGGTCCGCGGATGACCGGCAAGACGTGCGCCGGCCTCTACGTGACCGGCACCGGCACGGACGGGCAGCCGCGCGCGGTGTACCTCTACCACGTCGTCGACAACGAGACCTCGATGCGCGAGTACGACGCCCAGGCCGTCGTCTGGCAGACGGCGATCAACCCCGTCGTCGCCCTCGAGCTGCTCGCGAAGGGGGAGTGGTCCGGGACCGGGGTGCTCGGCCCCGAGGCCTTCCCCGCCCGTCCCTTCCTCGACCTCCTCGCGGCCGAGAAGCCCGAGGGCTACGGCTCCCCGTGGGGGATCGAGGAGCGCGACCCCTCACCCCCTTCGTCCCTCCCGTAG
- a CDS encoding threonine aldolase family protein: MSDATTTPSPLHDTTVRGFASDNYAGVHPEVLAAIAAANGGHQVAYGEDDYTARLQEVMRGLLGEHVETYPVFNGTGANVVALQAATDRWESVICTTSAHIHVDECAAPERVGGLKLHAVPTPDGKLTTDLIDTVPVRDGDEHWPQVRVVSITNSTEVGTVYSPDEIRAIADHVHARGLVLHLDGSRISNAAAAQGVSLRELVADTGVDLLSLGGTKAGAMLAEAVVVLSPDRVRGMPYLRKQSMQLASKMRFVSAQLLALYEGDLWLRNAGQANAMARRLEVAVRDIDGVRLTTAVQANAVFPILDAEVADRLSERFRFYPWDEALGQYRWMCAWDTTEADVDAFVAALREELAR, from the coding sequence GTGAGCGACGCAACCACCACCCCTTCGCCCCTGCACGACACCACGGTCCGCGGCTTCGCCAGCGACAACTACGCCGGCGTGCACCCCGAGGTCCTCGCCGCGATCGCCGCGGCCAACGGCGGCCACCAGGTCGCGTACGGCGAGGACGACTACACGGCGAGGCTGCAGGAGGTCATGCGCGGCCTGCTCGGCGAGCACGTCGAGACCTACCCGGTCTTCAACGGCACGGGGGCCAACGTCGTCGCGCTCCAGGCGGCGACCGACCGCTGGGAGTCGGTGATCTGCACGACGAGCGCGCACATCCACGTCGACGAGTGCGCGGCGCCCGAGCGGGTCGGCGGGCTCAAGCTGCACGCCGTGCCGACCCCGGACGGCAAGCTGACGACCGACCTCATCGACACGGTGCCGGTCCGCGACGGCGACGAGCACTGGCCGCAGGTGCGCGTCGTCTCGATCACGAACTCCACCGAGGTCGGCACGGTCTACTCCCCCGACGAGATCCGGGCGATCGCCGACCACGTCCACGCGCGTGGTCTCGTGCTCCACCTCGACGGCTCCCGCATCTCGAACGCCGCTGCGGCACAGGGGGTCTCGCTGCGCGAGCTCGTCGCAGACACGGGCGTCGACCTGCTCTCGCTCGGCGGGACGAAGGCGGGCGCGATGCTCGCCGAGGCCGTCGTCGTGCTCTCCCCCGACCGTGTGCGCGGCATGCCGTACCTGCGCAAGCAGTCGATGCAGCTCGCGAGCAAGATGCGCTTCGTCTCGGCCCAGCTGCTCGCGCTCTACGAGGGCGACCTGTGGCTGCGCAACGCGGGCCAGGCCAACGCGATGGCCCGTCGGCTCGAGGTGGCGGTGCGCGACATCGACGGCGTGCGGCTGACGACGGCGGTCCAGGCCAACGCGGTCTTCCCGATCCTCGACGCCGAGGTCGCCGACCGGCTGAGCGAGCGCTTCCGCTTCTACCCCTGGGACGAGGCGCTCGGCCAGTACCGCTGGATGTGCGCCTGGGACACCACCGAGGCCGATGTCGACGCCTTCGTCGCGGCGCTGCGTGAGGAGCTCGCCCGCTGA
- a CDS encoding DUF6421 family protein, with translation MHDFATVLIDQAHSSAWSTDPARAATMNPANPADASLALAVAALTERGMAVRDHSTGELDAAALAGVAVLVVAHPADAASERVAGDLPPVYSPAEIEAITAHVAAGGGLVVLAECDHKAHGNNLDELLAPFGLAITSTLVHESADSGRRHRDNATWVLPELATGHAGGQGVLSGVGSLCFYRSGAIDVTGAADARVLARSGATAHPAAAPLAVTVTHGEGRVVVLADSDLVGDDSIADLDHRRFWTNLVTWAAVPAAREDDGTATPSSGRTVDTPEWGALKAAVEELRLLQGKDGSIGEEHRDALPRASELVATIRESVAALAPRFPHDAGYLAALDTDLARWVDEGFGVPDFLDSLVLFRPEEHRVDGTEHLVVFPMYTQNGNLDRVFEAVLLDVVWPQWLADVEAQQPNSAFLPVTFTDFTPGYDTNSAVLFPETVAVREVPRFTWGAIFCDREAARFREVTAAAAETLGLQMPPEGEQLVASQALAQSTFAMWDLIHDRTHSHGDLPFDPFMIKQRMPFWMYALEELRCDLNTFRVAVQMDAQGHPYARPVQLAILFDRLFRFPITGDRVRNYDGLGGQLLFAWLHKQGVLRWTDNTLSFDWAALPAAVVALSDTVEELYRTGIDRNRVGHWRAAYELVASYVAPHPGSTWAKGLTNPSVLPLDGPPKGLTDLVLPDEFPLNVFYEALSKKLAATIEGTRGITGASGARIAA, from the coding sequence GTGCACGACTTCGCGACCGTCCTCATCGACCAAGCCCACAGCAGCGCCTGGTCGACCGACCCGGCGCGCGCCGCGACGATGAACCCGGCCAACCCCGCCGACGCCTCGCTCGCGCTCGCCGTCGCCGCTCTCACCGAGCGCGGCATGGCCGTGCGTGACCACTCCACCGGGGAGCTCGACGCCGCCGCCCTCGCCGGCGTCGCCGTCCTCGTCGTCGCCCACCCGGCCGACGCCGCGAGCGAGCGGGTCGCCGGTGACCTCCCGCCGGTCTACTCCCCCGCCGAGATCGAGGCGATCACCGCGCACGTCGCCGCGGGCGGCGGGCTCGTCGTCCTCGCGGAGTGCGACCACAAGGCGCACGGCAACAACCTCGACGAGCTGCTCGCCCCCTTCGGCCTGGCGATCACGAGCACCCTGGTCCACGAGAGCGCCGACTCCGGCCGCCGCCACCGGGACAACGCGACGTGGGTGCTCCCCGAGCTCGCCACCGGGCACGCGGGCGGGCAGGGCGTGCTCTCCGGCGTCGGGTCGCTGTGCTTCTACCGCTCCGGCGCGATCGACGTGACCGGCGCGGCGGACGCCCGCGTCCTCGCCCGCTCGGGCGCCACCGCCCACCCGGCGGCCGCGCCGCTCGCCGTCACCGTGACCCACGGCGAGGGCCGGGTCGTCGTCCTCGCCGACTCCGACCTCGTCGGCGACGACTCGATCGCCGACCTCGACCACCGCCGCTTCTGGACCAACCTCGTCACCTGGGCAGCGGTCCCCGCCGCCCGCGAGGACGACGGGACGGCCACCCCTTCGTCCGGCCGGACCGTCGACACCCCCGAGTGGGGCGCGCTCAAGGCCGCCGTCGAGGAGCTGCGGCTCCTCCAGGGCAAGGACGGGAGCATCGGCGAGGAGCACCGTGACGCCCTCCCCCGCGCGAGCGAGCTCGTCGCGACGATCCGCGAGTCCGTCGCCGCGCTCGCGCCGCGCTTCCCGCACGACGCCGGCTACCTCGCCGCGCTCGACACCGACCTCGCGCGCTGGGTCGACGAGGGCTTCGGCGTCCCGGACTTCCTCGACAGCCTCGTGCTCTTCCGCCCGGAGGAGCACCGGGTCGACGGCACCGAGCACCTCGTCGTCTTCCCGATGTACACGCAGAACGGCAACCTCGACCGGGTCTTCGAGGCGGTGCTGCTCGACGTCGTGTGGCCGCAGTGGCTCGCCGACGTCGAGGCGCAGCAGCCCAACAGCGCCTTCCTCCCGGTGACCTTCACCGACTTCACGCCCGGCTACGACACGAACTCCGCCGTCCTCTTCCCCGAGACCGTCGCCGTGCGCGAGGTCCCGCGGTTCACCTGGGGCGCGATCTTCTGCGACCGCGAGGCTGCACGCTTCCGCGAGGTGACCGCCGCGGCCGCCGAGACGCTCGGGCTGCAGATGCCGCCGGAGGGCGAGCAGCTCGTCGCCAGCCAGGCGCTCGCGCAGTCCACCTTCGCGATGTGGGACCTCATCCACGACCGCACGCACAGCCACGGCGACCTGCCCTTCGACCCCTTCATGATCAAGCAGCGCATGCCGTTCTGGATGTACGCGCTCGAGGAGCTGCGCTGCGACCTCAACACCTTCCGGGTCGCGGTGCAGATGGACGCCCAGGGTCACCCGTACGCGCGGCCGGTGCAGCTCGCGATCCTCTTCGACCGGCTCTTCCGCTTCCCGATCACCGGCGACCGCGTGCGCAACTACGACGGGCTCGGCGGGCAGCTGCTCTTCGCCTGGCTGCACAAGCAGGGCGTGCTGCGCTGGACCGACAACACGCTCTCCTTCGACTGGGCGGCGCTGCCGGCCGCGGTCGTCGCGCTCTCCGACACCGTCGAGGAGCTCTACCGCACGGGCATCGACCGCAACCGGGTCGGTCACTGGCGGGCCGCGTACGAGCTCGTCGCGAGCTACGTCGCGCCGCACCCCGGGTCGACCTGGGCGAAGGGGTTGACCAATCCGTCGGTCCTGCCGCTCGACGGCCCGCCGAAGGGTCTGACCGACCTCGTCCTGCCCGACGAGTTCCCGCTCAACGTCTTCTACGAGGCGCTGAGCAAGAAGCTCGCGGCGACGATCGAGGGGACGAGGGGGATCACCGGCGCCTCGGGTGCGAGGATCGCCGCGTGA
- a CDS encoding pyrimidine dimer DNA glycosylase/endonuclease V, protein MRLWSLHPSLLDRAALVAGWREGLLAQAVLLGRTKGYRSHPQLDRFRALPDPVVGVVGWLEGLADEADVRGYRFDRGRLHAVPAAASRPRLEVTDGQLALELEHLRAKVAGRSPEWLPRLPGPAAAVLPHPMMDVVPGPVAAWERAV, encoded by the coding sequence ATGAGGTTGTGGAGCCTGCACCCGAGCCTGCTCGACCGGGCCGCTCTTGTCGCGGGCTGGCGCGAGGGGCTGCTCGCCCAGGCCGTCCTCCTCGGCCGGACGAAGGGGTATCGCAGCCACCCGCAGCTCGACCGGTTTCGCGCGCTGCCGGACCCGGTGGTCGGGGTGGTGGGGTGGCTCGAGGGGCTGGCCGACGAGGCGGACGTGCGGGGGTACCGCTTCGACCGGGGGCGGCTGCACGCGGTCCCGGCTGCTGCGTCCCGGCCCCGCCTCGAGGTCACCGACGGGCAGCTCGCGCTCGAGCTGGAGCACCTGCGCGCCAAGGTCGCCGGGCGCTCCCCGGAGTGGCTGCCGCGGCTGCCCGGGCCGGCCGCGGCCGTCTTGCCGCACCCGATGATGGATGTCGTCCCCGGTCCCGTGGCGGCCTGGGAACGCGCGGTCTGA